The nucleotide sequence gctcttgtcttgaccatttaacacttgttctgaaaagatgccaagagaccaacctagttttaaactagaaaaatgtcactttatggtgactgagggaattgtccttgggcataaaatttcaaacaagggaataaaagtggatcaagctaaagtggaggtaattgaaaaattaccaccacctgccaatgtaaaggcaatcagaagctttctgggacatgcaggattctacaggaggtttataaaggatttttcaaaaattgcaaaacctctgagcaatctgttagctgctgacatgccatttgtgtttgacacagagtgtctgcaggtgtttgaaaccctgaaagctaagctggtaacagcaccagtcatctctgcaccagactggacattaccattcgaactaatgtgtgatgccagtgaccatgccattggtgcagtgttgggacagaggcataacaagcttctgcacatcatttactatgctagccatgttttaaatgatgcacagaagaattacacaaccacagaaaaagagttacttgcagtggtttatgccattgacaagtttagatcctatttagtaggttcaaaagtgattgtgtatactgaccatgctgctcttaaatacctactcacaaagtaggactcaaaacccaggctcataagatgggtgttgcttctgcgagagtttgatatagaaataagagacagaaaagggacagagaaccaggtagctaatCACCTGTCCcgaccagtagcaggggcgtcccttcctcctactgagatctctgagacctttccggatgaacaactctttgccattcaagaGGCACTATGGTTTGCGGACATTACAAATTATAAagttgtgaggttcatacccaatgaGTACAGCAAGGTACaaagaaaaaaactaatttctgatgcaaagtactacctatgggatgagccatacctctttaagagatgtgcaaacGGAATGATCTGCAGATGCgtacctagagaggaggcacagaagatcctatggcattgccatggatcacagtatggaggacatttcggaggcgAGCGAAcaaccactaaggtcctccaatgtggcttctactggcctactatctataaagatgcccgagagtttgtgcgtaactgtgacagttgcaaagagctggtaacttgcctcatggttacgccatgcctcaacaagggatcttagagattgagttgtttgatgtatggggtattgacttcatgggtcctttcccaccatcatactcaaacacttacattctggtggcagtagactacgtatctaaatgggtagaagtaattgccacacccactaatgatactaagactgtgctgaagttcctccagaaacatattttcagcagatttggtgttcccagagtactaataagtgatgggggcactcatttttgcaataaatagctttactctgctatggtcagaTATGGAGttagccacaaagtggcaactccgtattatccacagacaaatgggcaggctgaagtctctaacggagaactaaagagaatcctggaacggactgtaatgcccgtagaaaggattgggcaaaaagcttggatgatgctctgtgggcatacagaacagcattcaagactcctataggaacctctccataccagctggtatatggcaaggcctgtcatctgtccgtggaactggaacataaagcctactgggcaaccagattcctaaacctggatgctaagttagctggagagaaaagactgctccagctgaatgagctagaggaattcagactcaatacttttgaaaatgcaaaaatttataaggagaaagcaaaaaggtgacatgacaagaaactgtcatctagagtctttgaaccaggacagaaggtgctattgtttaactctaggctcagactattcctcagaaaattaaaatcccggtggaggggaccatatgtgattacaagtgtgtcaccatatggatatgttgagctttagGATTTTgactctgataaaaagttcattgttaatggacagagaatcaaacattatcttgaaagcaattttgagcaagaatgctcaaaactgaggcttgaataaagctcagtcaaggtccagctaaagacaataaagaagcgcttgctaggaggcaacccagccattagcaagttatttgtctTAAGTAATACTTGCAGAAGTTGAAATAAATTTTCTTCAaagattaatcatcaaaattgaaggaattcgcagagttacagaaggattcagcgcaaaaatcagagaaaaggagctcactggcaagaaaacgccagtaaggagtattttgggcgtttaacgccagtaaaggtaccattttaggcattaaatgccagaatgggtaccattctgggcgtttaatgccagaattgcagcatcctgggcgttcagaaaaacgcccagtaacaaaggatttatggcgtttaacgccagtcagggtacctggctgggcgtttaacgccagaaaggcagggggaggagattttgttttccacttcaaaatttttcaaattttcatgttttgactcataattttctgcataaacatgtttcaaacttgcaTCATTcatcctcaattttcaaaaattcaacactcttctaaatctcttttcaaattactttcaaatccttcccaattcTTCTTCgaaaaactcaagtatcttttcaatttctttccaaatctttccaaactcatcatatcatctcttatttcttagatgcataaccaaaattttcagatttaacctctttatatatttttcaattaaaaatctcacctttttcatatcatgattttattttcttccaccaatcatatctctatgtcatatctctttcaaaatttttgaaatccctcccctcctattataaatacacattcgcccatcccctcctctccaccatttgaattttcttctcctcctctctctcccctttcctttcttttgcttgagggcaagcaaacctctaagtttggtgtgtttttccatgatcactgagctaagactcatcaagatcatggctcctaagggaaaaaaaactaattcaagaggaaagaaagagaatactccaaagagtctttggaatcaagagaggttcttaaccaaagaacatgcagaccattaccacaaaataatgggtctgaggtcagtgatcccggaagttaaattcaatctgaaagaagacgaatatctggagatccaagagaaaattcgaaacagaggatgggaaattctagctaatcctgaaacaaaggttggaagaaacatggttcaggaattctactcaaatctatggctaacagataagcagagaataactggaaccgcctttcacacctaccgaactatggtcagagggaggcttatttacttccatctggacaaaataagagaggtcttcaaactgcctcaactacaagatgatccagaatcctttaacaggagaatggtgagagtagataaggggttggatcaagttctagaggacatatgcctccctggaactaagtggataaccaattcaaaagatGTCCCAAactaactcaagagaggagatctcaaaccagtcgcaagaggctggttggacttcattgggcgttctatatttcCCACTAGctaccgctctgaggtcactgtcaaaagagtagTGACGATAAATtgtattatgctggaaaaagaagtggagattcatcatctgatttcttgtgagatttacacaattgcaaacaagaactccactgaagccaaactggcttacccaagcttaatttctctgctatgtaaagatgctggggtgaggatgggagtagatgaattcatctcaatcgaacacccaatcaccaagaagtcaatggaaggacaagtgcaagacaactccatcaaaaggagggtgcaggagttcctcccagaaatccctgaaattgactaatggacccgcctagaagcatctgttaccaagctacaagaagctatggaacaacttaaggaagaacagcagaatcaaaactgcatgctctgcaagctgctgaaggaacaggagaagcaggggcgtgagctacaggagctgaagcgtcagaagctctcccttgaaggaccaaacaccccacagattgaaggagcatccactgcTCAAAattaaggttgttgagtcctaactctgtgataacctctaTTAAtaggaatctattttaagagtcatttatttttctatttttaattattattggtttgctcttatatttatttttgagtcttattgtcattccaggattaataaaatttaaagtttatgtcttaaagctatgaatgtcctatgaatccattacctttcttaaataaaaagtgtttttaattgcaaaagaaaaagaagtacatggatttcaaattttaaaatagattaattattttgatgtggtggcaatactttttgtctttctgaatgaatgcttgaacagtgcatatttttgaatttgttgtttatNNNNNNNNNNNNNNNNNNNNNNNNNNNNNNNNNNNNNNNNNNNNNNNNNNNNNNNNNNNNNNNNNNNNNNgtgtcaagtgaaaacttgagactgagcggttaaagtcgtggtccaaagcaaaaaaagagtgtgcttaagagctctggacacctctaattagagactctagcaaagctgagtcataatctgaaaaggttcacccagttatgtgtctgtggcatttatgtatccagtggtaatactggaaacaaaatgctttgggtcacggccaagactcataaagtagctgtgttcaagaatcaacatactgaactatgaaaatcaataacactatctaaattctaagttcctatagatgccaatcattctgaacttcaaaggaaaaagtgagatgccaaaactgttcagaagcaaaaagctaatagccccgctcatctaattaaggctgatcttcatagatgcttttggaattcattgtatattctcttctttttatcctatttgattttcagttgcttggggacaagcaacaatttaagtttggtattgtgatgagcagataatttatacgctttttggcattgttttcagtatgtttttagtatattttagttagtttttattatgtttttattagtttttattcaaaaatcatatttctggaatttactatgagtttctgtatttttctgtgattttaggtattttctggctgaaattgagggacctgagcaaaaatctgattcagaggctgaaaaaggactgcagatggtgttggattctgacctccctgcactcgaagtggattttctggagctacagaatctcaattggcgcgctcttaattgcgttggaaagtagacatcctgggctttccagcaatatataatagtccatactttgctcgagatttaatGGTTCaaatcggcgttccaagtcagcatagaaattctgacgtcaaaacgccagaactggcataaaagttgaagttaaacgcccaaactggcacaaaagctggcgattaactccaagaaaagtctctacacatgaaagcttcaatgctcagcccaagcacacaccaagtgggccccggaagtggatttttacactaaacaccctagcttactctttttttgtaaccctaggtcactagttgattataaaaaccacttttagtgattcattttgtacctcatgacactttacacgtttcatattgtatttctgacggcatgagtctctaaaccccatggttgggggtgaggagctctgctgtgttttgatgaattaatgcaattactactgtttttcattcaatcacgcttgcttctattctaagatattcattcgcacttcaacctgatgaatgtgatgatccgtgacactcatcatcattctcacctatgaacgcgtacctgacaaccacctccgttctacatgcaatcaagcttgaatgtgtatctcttgggtttctaatctaggattggaaccttcgtggtataggctagaattattggcggccattcctgagattcgaaaagtctaaaccttgtctgtggtattccgagtaggatctaggaagggatgactgtgatgagcttcaaactcacgcatgctgggcgtagtgacagacgcaaaaggatcaatggatcctattccagcatgagtgggaaccgacagatgattagccgtgcggtgacagcgcatttggaatattttcactgagaggacggatggcagccattgacaacggtgatccaccaacatacagcttgccatggaaggagtcttgcgtgcatgaagaagaagacagtgggaaagtagagattcagaagatagagcatctccaaaacctcaacctattctccattactgcataacaagtaattatttcatgttcttctactttttacaattaaatctgagaattattgatatcctgactaagagttacaagataaccatagcttgcttcaagccgacaatctatgtgggatcgacccttactcacgtaaggtattacttggacgacccagtgcacttgctggttagttctacagaattacaaaagtgtgattgtgatttcgtgcaccagaaaacatatgcttcaacattggttagaaatccggggttgtgagtcatgagcaagaatttaaactaggaatcttaacaagcaagtaatcttaaattgcaaggaactaattcaaataactaagcaagatatgagcaattctaaactaacaaagtaacatccaatataattctattctaaactaaacaagtaactataactaagacaagtaatcaagaatttgggttttcaaatatgatgataaaagcaactcttggctaggcatgggaattggggtcaccatccttgtctaataaccatatcttgacaattatgaggaaccaaactcataagtacgtcaaatggtttggtcaacatcaacccatgagttctaacctcactactaattgacttagtagtaggttagtgtcaatgcttatcaaattgaccactaagggttcccaaatcatcaaatccattagacccaatgacttaaGTTTACCCAATCTCCTTagtctaggccaagagtaaagagaaatactccataatcaaagtaaacaattcatcaaacacatggtaagcattaataaaagacatgtttaaattgcaattaaattgaaattaacagaTACCCACAAACAATTATCcacatacaatcattcaaacaacacaattaattatagaaatcatcaatgtaacatcaacaaatcaagattcacaacattcatgaaatgggtataaaatgacaattgacaagaattcataaaactaacacaagatctaagcaaaattatactaaggaattcaaattaaacaattaaaactagtaattaacaagatccaactcagaattcaacaagggaagatcaaattaaaactagatctagagaggaacaagggtttctctctctagaagaacaaagaaccaaaaactagctaaaaattgtgtctagtgtaaaatgaatgatcccccccctttcctcctagcatccttgggtcttttccatgcagaaacagattgaatttgggcctgatgagcctcagaaatcgccaggcacgatttcctttaatgaggtcacgtgcagctttccacgcgtgcgcgccatgcatgCGTGCACATCGGTGGGAATTTTCTGATCCgcacggatgcgtccatccttgcgcgtcACTTCTAGCTATcctcatccatgcgtgcgcgtggagtgcgcgtccGCGCCAATATTGagtttcccaaaatccaaatcttcatgttcctttctcttgtgcatgctttctttctctcttctaggtcattcctaccctataattcctgaaatcactcaacaaatacatcacagtatcgaatggcaataaaagaggattaaaatatggtaattttaaggcaaaataaacatgtttttcatcatggagcaatattaggaaggaaacacaaaaccatgcatttcttgtgaataagtgtggaaaatattgacaaaactccctaaattctacacaatataaaccacaaaattggggtttatcaacagCATGGAAATTATTGGTATCTTTTCAAAAAGTATTTTTGGTTCATATTCCAAGGATTCAAAATGAAGTTGCTAATGAGTTGGATCGAATTGCGTCGATGTAAAAGTTTTACTTGAGACTCTAGGAAAATTGATAGAGGTTCAACAAATCCTTACTCTTATCAAAGAAAGAGAAATCTTAGTCATTGATAAGTGGGATAATAATGATTGGAGAAAACTAATTGTAGAATATTTAAAAGATCCTAACATGCAAGTTGATCAAAAACTTTAATTAAAAGCAATGAATTTTGTGGTAATAGGTGAGGAGTTGTATTAAAAAGGCATCAAAGAAAGTCTCATGAGATATTTGAGTCAGTCTGAGAAAATAATTACTCTTGGTGAAGTCGATGAGGGTATATGTGGTACCCATCAAGCTGGTGAAAGAATGAAGTGGGTATTGCGACGTGATCAAGTGTATTATTCGTCTATGGTCAAAGATTGCATTGATTATGCAAAAGCATGTCAAGAGTGTCAGAAGCATGGAGTAATACAACAAATTTCTACTTCTAAATTGCATTTGATTATAAAGCCTTCTCCATTTAGAAGATGGACATTGGATTTAATTGGAATGATTCACCCTCCATCATCTAAAAATCACAAATTTTTTTTAGTAGCGATTGACTATTTTACAACATGGGTGGAAGCTATCCCTTTGATAGAAGTTGGTCAAAATGAGATTATCAATTTCACAGAGGAACATATAATTTATCAATTTAGAATTCCTCAAACTTTAAGTACTGATCAAGGCACAATGTTTACTGGCCAACGTATAAAAAATTTTGCAACATCAAAGAATATAACTATGGTGACTTTGACCCCATATTATGCACAAGCAAATGGTCAGGTTAAAGCAGCAAATAAGattttaattagtttaattaagaAACAAATTGGCAAAAAACCTCACACTTGGCATGAAACTTTGAGTCAGGTGTTATGGGCTTATCGAAATTCAGTAAGAGGTTCGATAAACACGTCTCCTTATAAATTAGTTTATGGCCATGATGCAATTTTACCTTTAGAAATTAATCCTAATACTATAAGGGTGTTGCATCAAGATGAATTACCAGTTGAAGATTATTAGAATACGATGTTTGATGAGTTGAACAACTTAAACAATGAACGTTTATTAGCACTCGATCACATTTTTCATTATAAAGACTAAAGAGAATGTGGCACGCATATACAAtcaacaagtaaaagaaaaagtgtTTGACATTGGTAAActagtttgaaaagttattttgccGATTGATAAAAAATCAAGTGTTTATGGAAAATGGTTCCCCTAGTTTGGAAGGACCTTTTCAAATAATTAGTTTGTATTCAAGGAATGCATATCGAATTAAACATATTAATACTGGACTCGAAATTAAATCGATAAACGGGGAGTACTTAAAATAGTATCGATGTTTGTGAAATGATAATTAAGCTTGAAACTAAAGTAATggtaaattcaaaatatttttacaaGAGAAACTTGGAATTCGAAGCCTTCAATCTTCACAAAGTTGCAAGAGTTAGTCCAATTGTTCTTTTATCTTGGTGTGATCTTGTGCGAGTGATTCAAGTTCTCGAAGATGCTCACTTTCTGTAATCTGATGTTGGAGAGTTCGACCGTCCAAGTCATCTTTGTCCTTTGATAAAGAAAGGACTTCTTTGTCGAGCAATTGTTTTATACTTTGGATCTTGTTAAGAGGTTTTTGGAGAAGAGCTTTGTTCTGCCTAATTTCAGCAAGTTCTTTTTTGAGCTCATTTTCCCAGTTAATCAGTTGATTCAATTCGATAGAAGCCTCAATCAGATGAGTTTCATAATCTAATACTTTCTTTTGTCTATCAGCTAAGGAAACCTCAACCTTGGCACTTCGATCTTTAACCTCTTTCATCCCTTTTTTATGGAACTAAAGCTCGTTCTGACATGAGAAAAGTTTTTTGGTGTGATTGATAAAAGATGCAAGTGGTTTGATATGATCAAAAGAATCTTGAAGGGAAATATTGGAATTCAAAATCTGGTTAAGTGTAGCATCAAGACCATCTTGTGAGAACCATACCCCAATAGGATTGGCAAGAAGAAGTTTTAGTTTTTGAAGGAGATCGAAAACATTAGGATTAATGGGATTTTTTGTTACATTTGGATCACATGTGCCTTCAGGAAGGTTAGGAACTTAAGGATTCTGATCTAAATGAACTGATTTGTTCTCAGAACTCGATAGTCTAGTTTCTTTGCCTTTGGAGATCTTCAAGATGACTCCAAGAAGCTCACTCAAAACGTCATCACCTTGGCTAAGATCGATAGTTTCTTCCCTTTGATTATTGACTTCTGCACCTCCAGTTTTAAGCAAGTGGGAAATTGGGTCTTGGGCAAAGGGTGTAAGTTCGACCCTATCAGAAGGAGTATACACAATGACATCATGTGTGGTCATTGGAGCTTCGATGACAACTCCAGTTTGCAACAAATTTGTCTCATCATCTCTTTGTCTTCTTTGGCTCAGTATTGATTGGTGGGGTCCAGTTAGCACTGGAAgattgatgaatccacatttcatggtatttatttgctttaattaggtggatttcattgacttttcttgcatttatccattgaaatagcatagtttcatgatgtcTTCCTAATTTGtgtttgaaagtgaaaacatgctctttaggcctttttattgctaaattttattcactttgatcccatttggtgccttgatatatttgtcaagtaatttcaggttttcaaggaaagtttgggttgaagaagtgaagaaagagcATCCAAAATGGGGGAAATCGTGAAGAAAATGGAATTTGGAAGCTGCTGCAAAGATGCGTACACACGAATAGTGATGCGTGCGAACGCACAACGGTAACTTCATGCaaggatgcgtacgcatgatgggaATTTTGCGCAACTGTGCGTACGCATCgtaggttgtgcgtacgcacgattgCATGCACGTGAGGCCATTAATTGGaaattgctgggggtgatttttgggctTCCAAAGCCCAATCCagctcatttctgaagctatttcaagccaaagtGAAGAAAGATgaaggggggagcacttaggtTTAGATTTTTACATGTTTTAgtttgttttctagagagagaagctcccccttctctttagaattagggtttatagtttactttctctttaatttcagtatttaattcttgttttagtgtaaTTTCACTTATGTTTTCATGCTCTCTTGCTTtgatcttcttcatttcttttgttatttccTCAATTTTGTTGTTTCtagtttatgaacactcttgttactttcaatttcatttaatgcaattttgatattttatgtctctctttaatgcttgtttgagttgttattatcattttattgtaattggtagttatagaattttttttattgcaatttatgaTATTTCCCCTTTTATGCATgttaggtgtttgatagaatgtctcttttagcttttggctagtttttcacactcttggcttggaattggatAATTAGGTGACCTTGAATCATAGATGtccattcgatgttgtgattAGGATTGTTAGTTGGTTTAGTTTCCACTAACATTAATCTTTcattaagttaattagtgagttgattaggacttgtgaattgagatcaattatacccttttgacttattctcgatgttaggatagactaattgggattaattcttagCAATTATCATGTTTGTGTTCTATGATTATGATAGGAATCTTTAACTCCCAATCCTTGCTAAGATTTCCTACTTTTTTCCACTTGAATTACATTTTTGATTTACTTGCTTTGagctttaattccttgcatgtctatttacttccttgcattttaatttcttgcctctTATAATCAACTgatggatatttttgtggaaaaacgaatttctccaaaacacccaaaactaaccggcaagtgcaccgggtcgcatcaagtaataataactcacgggagtgaggtcgatctcacagggattgaaggattgagcaattttagtttagtggttgatttagtcaagtgaatcaagatttggttgagataTTTGTGATTAACAAAATTCAATTTAGCAGCATCTGATACAAAATTAtcactgaacaatacaaccttttggagttcgcttgctttccttcttctcatcatcatcattattggtCTTCACATTTCTCTTTCATTCccttgattgatgatgcttaatctttccaaaagcttgtatgatgctctgcaatgatattggaagttgcttgttccccaagcacttgaaagaagaaatggttagctttcatgatttatttgtgggcttttgaacttactttggtgtgggaacaccaaacttagtaccttgccaatggctttcatgcatcaaattaaccatgtgtgataattttttttcttttttttcttctttttcaaaagcaataaaactgaaaactaggaaacagcaaaatagttaaccagttcatccaacatgcttgaagccagcattatgcagatAGTGAGAAAgtgttttataatgggattttggtggaacaggtggaacagaagtactcacatattgggagtcttaggtcttaggattttcatccaaatggtatcatggagatctctttatatgtagtcaccttgaagcagcttataatttctgtgctttggcctcgactctaagtgtcatgtctcaaagcagctctttag is from Arachis ipaensis cultivar K30076 chromosome B01, Araip1.1, whole genome shotgun sequence and encodes:
- the LOC107608618 gene encoding uncharacterized protein LOC107608618, coding for MRYLSQSEKIITLGEVDEGICGTHQAGERMKWVLRRDQVYYSSMVKDCIDYAKACQECQKHGVIQQISTSKLHLIIKPSPFRRWTLDLIGMIHPPSSKNHKFFLVAIDYFTTWVEAIPLIEVGQNEIINFTEEHIIYQFRIPQTLSTDQGTMFTGQRIKNFATSKNITMVTLTPYYAQANGQVKAANKILISLIKKQIGKKPHTWHETLSQVLWAYRNSVRGSINTSPYKLVYGHDAILPLEINPNTIRVLHQDELPVEDY